A genomic stretch from Penaeus monodon isolate SGIC_2016 chromosome 25, NSTDA_Pmon_1, whole genome shotgun sequence includes:
- the LOC119589411 gene encoding uncharacterized protein LOC119589411, with product MSRRLWNLLEWLVPDQGGDAATTAPTAPAATHQDVVRPGATGRRTHTPRRPTTPTLSASGGIYQAGGQGLAATQLRSSVSYTEGCVDRRYDTGEAAKNLLEKLRTKTPAKPRPEAASAASAVTNNNENEVKPESKNVSGGGEKRRDEAKGSVGVSEDEAPVAGRSRRRSLPGSTEDTPRPHPHPSTRFSLPRKFSMQASRRSSAIRRRVSKAGADVMRPSADAARDKESGPPHAAQRADVISTSDEDDETRARGQIRRKPTKTRSDYSLHLDDSALGSSSTDTPEILSDPPRGCRDVTPGILPFSAGQLSAMTSSVRDAVTSIAREAVTSGARDRVNNIAAPSYLHEAVLSLGDGRFSPSTPGKRDVVLPPLHGDPRPPTTPTAAPLAAVTPTSSLRSNLKHKGQLRRKRSDSGHSVTFDLPEDCDNLGGAKARFRDDAEPLSKCMKEQCNRSKQSSVKKEATDSDRTPDAEELPGACPRSGESDAPADGDLAAGERTPDSILDSDLSATHILSPEDVLSWPRDDSQIFTWHQPLQQVDPVVTPPRLPNGVPQPAAASQRLHLSLGGSDNSLDQNITSLSDDGQTFCLNLPPLPPPRCSPLSPQFLPSLTWSSGESGCSGGSSARGPDSGYWGTGEGAVGTGRRGVKVVTQGRELYLPYAFLHHGRLRLRIVRGKCAGALERLAGFEILLIRHLMAPGLMAAALGMRGMRSPEETKEQRQVTNIKIQKGGSEGILVIGKTYTGSAHVSWPVDMIVLAESTACS from the exons ATGTCCCGCCGACTATGGAACCTGCTGGAGTGGCTGGTGCCCGACCAGGGAGGAGATGCCGCCACCACCGCGCCCACCGCTCCAGCAGCCACGCACCAGGACGTCGTCAGGCCGGGGGCCACGGGGCGCCGCACCCACACCCCCCGCCGCCCCACCACGCCCACGCTCTCCGCCAGCGGGGGGATCTACCAGGCGGGCGGCCAGGGCCTGGCGGCGACCCAGCTCCGCAGCAGTGTGAGTTACACCGAGGGCTGTGTGGACCGCAGGTACGACACCGGCGAGGCTGCCAAAAATCTGCTGGAAAAGTTACGGACAAAGACTCCAGCCAAACCTCGCCCTGAAGCGGCAAGCGCTGCGTCGGCAGTgacaaacaataatgaaaacgaagTTAAACCGGAAAGTAAAAATGTAAGTGGCGGGGGCgagaaaaggagggatgaagCCAAGGGCTCCGTCGGCGTGAGTGAGGACGAGGCGCCCGTCGCGGGGCGGTCCCGCCGGCGGTCGCTGCCCGGCTCGACGGAGGACACCCCGCGCCCGCACCCGCACCCTTCGACCAGGTTCTCGCTGCCCAGGAAGTTCTCCATGCAGGCGTCGCGACGGAGCTCTGCCATCCGGCGGAGGGTGAGCAAGGCCGGCGCTGACGTCATGCGGCCGAGCGCTGACGCCGCCAGGGACAAGGAAAGCGGGCCGCCGCACGCCGCGCAGAGGGCTGACGTCATTAGCACGTCGGACGAGGACGACGAGACGCGCGCCCGAGGCCAGATCAGGAGGAAGCCCACCAAGACGCGCAGCGACTACTCGCTCCACTTGGACGATTCGGCGCTGGGGAGCAGCTCCACGGACACGCCCGAGATCTTGAGCGACCCCCCGCGCGGCTGCCGGGACGTGACGCCCGGCATCCTCCCCTTCAGCGCGGGGCAGCTCAGCGCGATGACCTCCAGCGTCCGAGACGCCGTGACCTCCATAGCGCGCGAGGCCGTGACCTCCGGCGCGCGCGATAGGGTCAACAACATTGCGGCGCCGAGCTACCTCCACGAAGCCGTCCTCAGCCTCGGCGACGGGCGGTTCTCGCCGTCGACCCCGGGGAAGAGGGACGTGGTGCTCCCCCCGCTCCACGGGGACCCCCGCCCGCCCACGACGCCCACCGCCGCGCCCCTGGCTGCCGTCACGCCCACCTCGAGCCTCAGGTCCAACCTCAAGCACAAAGGGCAGCTCAGGAGGAAGAGGTCGGATTCGGGCCACTCGGTCACCTTCGACCTGCCGGAGGACTGCGACAACCTGGGCGGGGCGAAGGCGCGGTTCAGGGACGACGCGGAGCCGCTGTCCAAGTGCATGAAGGAGCAGTGTAACAGGTCGAAGCAGAGCAGCGTGAAGAAGGAGGCCACGGACAGCGACCGCACGCCCGACGCGGAGGAGCTCCCGGG AGCGTGCCCTCGGAGCGGCGAGAGCGACGCGCCCGCGGACGGCGACTTGGCGGCCGGGGAGCGCACGCCCGACAGCATCTTGGACTCCGACCTGAGCGCCACGCACATCCTGAGCCCGGAGGACGTGCTGTCGTGGCCGCGGGACGACAGCCAGATCTTCACGTGGCACCAGCCGCTGCAGCAGGTGGACCCGGTGGTCACGCCCCCCCGGCTCCCCAACGGCGTGCCCCAGCCCGCCGCCGCCAGCCAGCGCCTGCACCTCAGCCTCGGCGGCAGTGACAACAGTCTGGACCAGAACATTACTTCGCTCAGCGACGACGGCCAGACGTTCTGTCTGAACTtgcccccgctccctcccccgcgctgctcccccctctccccccagttCCTCCCCTCGCTCACGTGGTCGTCGGGCGAGAGTGGGTGCAGCGGCGGGTCGTCCGCCCGCGGCCCCGACTCGGGGTACTGGGGCACGGGCGAGGGTGCCGTCGGGACGGGGCGCCGCGGCGTCAAGGTGGTCACACAGGGCAGGGAGCTCTACCTGCCCTACGCCTTCCTCCACCACGGCAGACTCCGACTCCGCATCGTCAGAGGTAAGTGCGCTGGCGCTCTTGAAAGGTTGGCAGGTTTCGAGATACTGTTAATAAGGCATCTAATGGCTCCTGGTTTGATGGCCGCCGCCTTAGGTATGCGCGGCATGCGGAGCCCAGAGGAAACAAAAGAACAGCGTCAAGTTActaatatcaaaatacaaaaggGA GGATCCGAAGGAATCCTCGTTATAGGAAAGACTTACACTGGGTCAGCGCATGTCAGTTGGCCAGTTGACATGATCGTGCTTGCTGAGTCGACTGCATGTTCCTAG